The sequence caaaactgtgcatgtagTTATTGAcatgttttaaagctattgttatccaatttgttggccttaaaacgtcttaaaatgcatatatgtacACCAAGGAAATCAAAATgttctcgggggagcatgcccccgaacccccctagcataatacattttgtaacctcagtaattatgaaaccctgtGTATGGCCTGCTTCTTTTCTATTGAACGAAATCAAAGGTAAACGTGTATTTCTCCAGTTGTGCGCGCTTTGGGACTAAACTTTGTATGCACTGTGTGATcaatgtgtgaaaataaatgggAGCAAAAATgcgattgaatgtaaaggtttgtgtctcgttGTTCTATTCAAAAAAATCaataactaccgattgattggcattttatctatctatctatctatctatctatctatctatctatctatctatctatctatctatctatctatctatctatctatctatctatctatctatctatccatctatctatataaTTTGCATTAAAACAATTTGGAGGGAGGACCCACCCACATTGTTTTTGCTTCCGACGCCCATGGATCATCTCTTATAACACAGACATAcgaatttcttttcgactggagatgtttctttcttttaggtaGCCTACAATTATTCGCGGTGTTCATTTTTGAGACGCGCaccctgttttttatttattttatttaacaaaagtacaaggttttgttgttattgtgagcatACACGAATAAAAGTAGTCGACCATTTGTAGGCTTGACGAAAGACTTGAGgaaaaaatccatcagaacgcgccggcgcgttcgtCGGCCAGATGGATAAAAAtagccaatttagtttcatatttatatttaaacattaggCTATAGATCCTAtattatttgttaaatttcacctatgttgattatgaaaagtgaatagcatgacggatgcgcaCTGTCGGGAGACATGCAGCTGGTCAGACATGAGTTTgtccacttcattaagttttgtctTATAgtaagcctttctttaaagtgaatttcgttttgtagaaattgtatcttaatttcaatcactgtttcatcaaccaattgcctatatttaataaataggaagaaaaccaaaAACGTCGGGTGGCATGTAGCCTATTTAAGTGCGTAACAAACGAACATGTTTCTGTGGCCTTTGAATAAGTCTGAAGTAATATtctgtttttaatgaatttcttaaataaataaatataaattaattcgATGAATCCGAACGTATGTTTACATGAACGCTAAATAAAGTGATCGGGTTAATGTGTGAGCGTTTGTCACAAGTTTTAAATcagtattgatttttttttttttttaatcgcaagatgacttttttgttatttttatttatccatATAGCTGCCTGTTACCATGCCAGGttatttccaaattattataatttttttaatcggTTGGTGCTGTTGGTTCAGGTTGTAACTGCAGTTTTGTCTTGTTCTTATCTCGTAGATTTACTTGAATTGATATTGTCacgtaatattatattaaataacgTAATTTGAACGTGCCATACCTTGACTTTTTGTGAACGGACGCCACTTAGGGACGGTCCATCATTTTTTCCCCTCCCAAATTAAGCCAGTTGAAAAACACGGGATTGGCCCACCAACACTTTTAGAGGCCCACCCACCATCTACTTTCTGCCTCCGCCACTGTATGGCGCGTTCCCGCCCCTGATTGACACAGTTGAACGCCATTTGACACTGCGATGCAATGATGTTTTGTCAGTTGGGCTTTAGTATTCTAGTAAAAAGGTGTTTCTCTATAGTGTAATCGATGACGCAACGTTGAGAGACCGATATCGAGAGGGAACTATAATAGTATCATAAGCCGCTCTTTTGTCTCTCTACTCTTTTATTTGGTGTTGTATGATAAACACCATAGCGAATACAAAAGTCTGAATGACTGTTTGAAAACAGGTAAATATTATTTGACTTCCATTCTCTGGACCAAATTTTTGTGCCAAACATTCATGTTGGTGTGATCAtgacaacattataatgtacagtataaaaatattaacattaattttgagGTTCGCAAAAGATGAAGTCTGTCTGAATACTCGATTCTGAGTGTGCATTAAAACCGTTTAATGCACAGGTAGTTCCAAGTCACTTTAATCACCATTCTATATTATGTGCTGCTTTCATTGAAGCGCACACACAGTAATATTCTAATCACCTGTCCTTCCATCTCTGGCCATCTAAACAGTGTGTCACATTGTCCTCTAACAGAGAGCGATGTCTCTTTTTCTGCAGACTGTTGAAGTGGAGTGGTCACCTTTCTATCATGCAGAGCATCAAGTGTGTGGTGGTGGGGGATGGAGCAGTGGGAAAAACCTGCCTGCTCATCTCGTACACGACTGGCGCGTTCCCCAAAGAGTACATTCCCACCGTGTTCGACAACTACAGCTCCCAAGTCAGCGTGGACAACCGCACCATCAGCCTCAATCTGTGGGACACAGCGGGCCAGGAAGAGTATGACCGCCTTCGCACGCTGTCCTACCCTCAGACCAACGTCTTCATCATCTGCTTCTCCATCTCCAGCCCCCCGTCCTATGAGAACGTCAAGCACAAGTGGCATCCAGAGGTGACGCACCACTGTCCCAGCGTGCCCATCCTGCTGGTGGGGACCAAGAGCGATCTCCGCAATGACGCGGATGTGCTGAAGAAGCTAAAGGAGCAGAACCAGGCGCCCATCTCGCAACAGCAGGGTCACGCTCTGGCTCGCCAAATCCAAGCCGTCAAGTACATGGAGTGCTCGGCACTCAGCCAGGACGGCATCAAGGACGTGTTTGCAGACGCAGTGCGTGCCTTCCTCAGTCCTCAGCCTGTGGCTTCCAAGAAGCACTGTATACTCCTCTGAAAATATAGAGAGCATAGaggtattttaaatgaattacaCACAGGAATGCATAGAAATTGTGGGAATGTTATTGAATGTTTGGAGTAATAGGTTTTCAGTCAACGGTGACCAAGAAACACAGCTTAATCTGTGAAATTAGAGAAATACAAGATCAACTAAAGTATCAAGTTTTACACTGTATTGAGATCCCTACTGAagagtcctttttttttttttcataaaaggttttttttttgcttgtaaGCAAATACTTGGTTTTAAGGGGTGGGGGATCATAAGACCACTAAACAGTTTGATACCATTTCATGGTATCTCAGGAATACATAAAACAATATACAGGAACTAAACACTTAAATATATGTCAGTGTAAATGGGTTTTAGTTCCTTTTTAATGTTTGGAGACTATTAATGTTGGTTAATGaagttttttgtcttttattattaacaaaaacacaatctgagaatatatatatatatatatatagtactaaTTATAGTTTTTATGCCTAAGGCATTTGTTCTATGATTGGGGTGTCCTTGAGGACAGGCCTTTTGTATCCTTAGTGACATTATCTATAATATTGTATgagccgttcacacagaatgcgttCTCGCTTTTAAAAACACGAGGCATAGCTGAATGTAAAAGAAAGCAGGGTTACgcttttaaaagttgaacttcCTTTGACATGGCATCTTTAAAACACGGCGCTTGTGCGCGAGATGCTGTAACAGCAAAAACTGTAAGTGCACCAGTGCCTGCCCAAGTATTTTTCCGTAATGGCTTTTAAAAAagtattcattaaaaaataagaagccatgaaccaaaccaactagcaacaacattacaaactttgatttgaagcaaaaaatgaTTTGAAAATCAATGGCTTTAATGgcgggaaagaactacaatcccatgaagcattgcaaatGATGTAATCAAATTTAAAGAGACGGCGGATAAATATAAAACTACTGATATAAAGATGTTGATTGTGTACATAGAAACAACATATTTTGCATTTATtgaaaaatatgcatatatgtaCAAATATTGAAGTATTTTTAGAGCGTATAAGGAAGATTGACTATCATGTCATTCGCAGTTCTTCATGGGTGGTGTAGGTTTGATGTCAAAGCCCCGCCCCCTGGTTCCCTCGAGATTTTCCTATGGGGTTTTATAATTGggtttttcaatttatgagtaaaataaagcctgtggTAAACAATTTGACGATACTTTGACGTTTTGTTCTACAAGAAgattctctgattggtggagatTTCTTTGCAGAATCAAGGGTAATGTAATTCCAGgattatttaaaaagttttgtTGGCTTCAACAAAAGCATACACCATTGATTAACACCTCGCAGATCAAAGTAGGTCTGCCTTTAATGAAGTTATCATTCAAACTCAATTCCCCTATGGAGAAAATCAATGGGATGTTTACTTCCAGAGCCCTACTGTTcaaacgcgttctgtgtgaagcGGCTCCTTAGACATACCTGATCTTGTATGTGTGATGATGAGAGGGGTGTTGCCTGGAAGCTTGACGGCTTTACTTCCTTGTGAAGTGGAAACTGTCTGGCAGACCCTTCAGGAAACAGAGGTCCCAGCATGCTATGCGTCACATTCGACTCTTCATTCTTTTCTTCCTCAGCGCTCCAGGGTGGGGCTTCGGAACCTTATTAGAAAACAAGGCACTTTCTTCACTTGGTGACTGATTTGGGAACAGCTTGTGTTGTTTTAAATAGCACAATCCTAAATGAGCCATTAACGTAAAGGAAGGAAGCTTTCAGTTGGCCAAAGATTCAGTTCAGCTCGTAGATTTCAAGGCTCAGGGATTCATCAACAAACTCTAAATGATGTGTTTGGTTGAGATGAATGTGTAACTTTACAGTGCCTTTCTGTTATGGAGCTTATGTGTAAGACTGTTTCAAATTTCAAAGCCAAGGGCAAATGTACAATACAACTGTTGGTATTTGAATTTCAACTATAAAATGCTGTGTTtccatattttaaatgttatgtttaGCCCATTAGGATTAGATGAAATGTTAGCTGAAAGTCAAGAAGGTAATATTGTGGCTCATTAAGGACACATGCTGCTTTCTGAAGAGTGCTTGAGTCTCCTTAAAACATTCACAGCAAAAGGACAAACACTTCATTGTGCAT comes from Chanodichthys erythropterus isolate Z2021 chromosome 22, ASM2448905v1, whole genome shotgun sequence and encodes:
- the rhogb gene encoding ras homolog family member Gb, whose protein sequence is MQSIKCVVVGDGAVGKTCLLISYTTGAFPKEYIPTVFDNYSSQVSVDNRTISLNLWDTAGQEEYDRLRTLSYPQTNVFIICFSISSPPSYENVKHKWHPEVTHHCPSVPILLVGTKSDLRNDADVLKKLKEQNQAPISQQQGHALARQIQAVKYMECSALSQDGIKDVFADAVRAFLSPQPVASKKHCILL